A window of the Bufo gargarizans isolate SCDJY-AF-19 chromosome 1, ASM1485885v1, whole genome shotgun sequence genome harbors these coding sequences:
- the LOC122919704 gene encoding uncharacterized protein LOC122919704: MWLHKSKRLRKGGRNIKKSMDIYVQELTQLRDKLKIDIVYIKQLPLQGVLPIAYNHENPDDTDLPSEERMDELKGILGGECGKTRAVTNKKNLLLTEIEKLRQEYRRVEKDWETRAQEEYGRRTETQIEADSLEHGTPLATSTPRVPGVMQPLADKFSKLAITPEEGDKKGTQLQFPMITVGDTEVHIPLPLGLMKELKDMCPNPKKDPRAAAMFLQKYTAGSQLTMEDIQIILSAIDPDTGSQIDTDEIKKASEKEVRDAGQEVGRPNVWKKFWDKIGVEWMKRYKGDSGLHTMLNTKQEPKEDFYSFCKRLLDLYSSTGMNAPELFKTTCMNNGDPKTTQLIKLVNNEWLTQTVTEFMDDIAKRSASGVFNQKGGVFPLLMQQDIQQESILSGGESNYMMMSGFFRGRDNRRGPRSRGQANYPGRVERNQKQGCFICGSLGHWRRECPKVRDEDRKGYRGRGASDYRGGPRQQG, from the exons ATGTGGCTCCACAAGTCAAAGAGGCTCAGGAAAGGAGgaaggaatataaaaaaaagtatggacATTTATGTACAGGAGTTGACCCAACTGAGGGATAAACTAAAGATAGACATAGTCTACATTAAACAACTTCCCCTTCAGGGTGTCCTTCCCATCGCGTATAATCACGAGAACCCAGATGATACTGACCTTCCTAGTGAGGAAAGGATGGATGAATTGAAGGGCATTCTGGGAGGAGAATGTGGGAAAACCAGAGCAGTGACTAACAAAAAAAACCTGCTGCTGACCGAGATAGAAAAACTAAGACAGGAGTACAGGAGGGTGGAAAAGGACTGGGAAACCAGAGCTCAGGAAGAATACGGTAGGAGAACTGAAACACAGATAGAGGCAGACAGTTTAGAACATGGAACGCCCCTGGCAACCTCCACCCCTAGAGTACCTGGAGTGATGCAACCCCTGGCAGACAAATTTTCCAAACTCGCTataacacctgaggaaggggataagAAAGGCACACAACTACAGTTCCCCATGATCACTGTAGGTGACACTGAAGTCCATATCCCTCTTCCTTTAGGATTAATGAAAGAACTGAAGGATATGTGTCCCAATCCAAAAAAGGACCCTAGAGCAGCAGCTATGTTTCTGCAGAAGTATACTGCAGGGAGTCAATTAACAATGGAGGATATTCAGATAATACTCTCAGCCATAGACCCAGACACTGGCTCCCAAATCGATACAGACGAAATAAAGAAGGCATCAGAAAAGGAAGTTAGGGATGCAGGACAGGAAGTTGGCCGCCCCAATGTTTGGAAAAAGTTTTGGGATAAGATAGGAGTAGAATGGATGAAAAGATACAAAGGAGATTCAGGCTTACACACAATGCTAAATACAAAACAAGAGCCGAAAGAGGATTTTTATAGTTTCTGTAAGAGACTGTTGGATCTCTACAGTAGTACAGGGATGAATGCACCTGAATTGTTCAAGACTACATGTATGAATAATGGGGACCCTAAGACAACGCAGCTAATAAAATTAGTGAATAACGAATGGCTTACTCAAACGGTGACAGAATTTATGGATGACATAGCAAAACGCTCAGCCTCTGGTGTTTTCAATCAAAAGGGAGGAGTATTCCCATTGTTAATGCAGCAG GACATACAACAGGAGTCTATATTGTCAGGTGGGGAAAGCAATTACATGATGATGTCAGGTTTCTTCCGGGGAAGGGATAATAGAAGAGGTCCGAGAAGTAGGGGCCAAGCAAATTACCCGGGAAGAGTAGAAAGAAATCAGAAACAGGGCTGTTTCATTTGTGGGAGTCTAGGTCACTGGAGGCGGGAATGTCCAAAGGTGAGAGATGAAGATAGGAAAGGATATAGAGGGAGAGGCGCCTCAGACTACCGAGGGGGGCCCAGACAACAGGGATGA